From one Dermacentor silvarum isolate Dsil-2018 chromosome 3, BIME_Dsil_1.4, whole genome shotgun sequence genomic stretch:
- the LOC125944096 gene encoding titin homolog isoform X2 yields the protein MTTEQPEVAPPPEVEEARAFEAVRPTGVLYVEPPSYELEYLHVPEFMTREQPTGVPVQEKEAPVPEALMPVKKLAMPPPAYEVQFPYVTGVATIKPEAEVPKKEKGPPVKVPLIEAPEYVQAQPPTYDSEYTYVPEFMTTEQPEVAPPPEVEEARAFEAVRPTGVLYVEPPSYELEYLHVPEFMTREQPTGVPVQEKEAPVPEAAMQVKKLAMPPPAYEVQFPYVTGVATIKPEAEVPKKEKGPPVKVPLIEAPEYVQAQPPTYESEYTYVPEFMTTEQPEVAPPPEVEEARAFEAVRPTGVLYVEPPSYELEYLHVPEFMTREQPTGVPVQEKEAPVPEAAMQVRELAMPPPAYEVQFPYVAGFVMKPTVEVTKTQIREIPSYSVGVDLAKKTSTIEYSGTDSTSFREASMPGPVYSDTALGQQVSSSSETTHVFESAESTFMEAQKQKYAAVDVPGDARSCKSTSSLGASRVEEGETAMPSADQQASAQATISTSGFQIPVTVETKTDGRSSLQEDVANGLFHYSRFADTFGKTEALCDADLEKIKQEFGRLPFPPEQQLPGAAGKVRRSSSSSDFSSFSTHADAITRRMVRDVTTVERFQKLLPSMNEKGQPEEAPSQTSSDGQKKATAHRGNFDVLTTEKVTHMEQKLEYIEPILFEDFSTGTSRRNSDDEKSKSAEFITTTIVLKSEKEEEMQYADRVPLICSKGGEPSNSAAGPKESRSLEASKCPPEKDEERFIITNVKKETRVKEKFQVVKPMKPGKKRKTTDADPQSKKLVKSSLRNEVTLKQFLHEAEHRRLEVVEAEMIASLRPEPSVAEEETVKFIPVEAEQRQLQPSSQTQMRTPRSRPLERDFADELPSVDELELSLHPPMGIGSPPRKIDASTVMHAVDMADGIPDAEETEVVKTHYSLCAKSLAPRPTNIVEMSVLHSVSDAPSVEEADFPISPQLSREEALRSRTDSVPTCRRQSERPKPLSNAATEARKKPAPEDVYLSLPVMSHKFESQGPMAPSVQATPKESSASPSALSTVPQLAVRETELAEHQCRQGLEQESLKQLEQENVHEEKVHSDSLSKETFPDDRRPSVKHGYKEITASEDSQPPEEPQIPELPIIIRPSSPTYRLLEEETATPETTQLISTLEPEPVHYPQLASPDAHHTYKIIDVMTVEEPVEQQEEVVLEPVSARHDSTRYQMYNREGSVQEPLTAIEQEVVAEAAPKSDTASLDADESLLLEQFDKDSTVSEDNQPQELHIPEAPLTLRPSSPTYHLIEDAATPDSAATEPNLQTEPPLPPRIASQEGHHTYKIIDIPAEEEPQDQHEEFVPGSSTYPEIRKTSKAHAYKTFEKDTESEEKDHDDASLLPEVELSSPDMKHKTFKLLGQAKSAASKPPPNAPQAHELQYELEYLYVPDFMKQETASKALTSDSSGKLSPKFTLERVYTPDYMTTAAPTVRPLAPVTPATYEQPREYALEYMYVPDFMRSEAPALTT from the exons ATGACAACTGAACAACCTGAAGTAGCACCGCCGCCGGAAGTAGAGGAAGCGAGAGCTTTCGAGGCCGTGAGACCAACCGGAGTGCTTTACGTAGAGCCTCCTTCTTACGAGCTGGAGTACCTCCACGTGCCAGAATTCATGACGCGAGAACAACCTACGGGTGTTCCAGTACAAGAAAAGGAAGCACCGGTTCCAGAAGCGCTAATGCCGGTCAAAAAGCTTGCCATGCCACCTCCAGCTTATGAAGTGCAATTTCCCTACGTTACAGGTGTTGCTACAATTAAACCAGAAGCAGAAGTTCCCAAGAAAGAAAAAGGACCTCCTGTCAAAGTCCCCCTGATAGAAGCGCCTGAATACGTCCAAGCACAGCCTCCCACTTACGATTCGGAATACACGTATGTGCCAGAATTCATGACAACTGAACAACCTGAAGTAGCACCGCCGCCGGAAGTAGAGGAAGCGAGAGCTTTCGAGGCCGTGAGACCAACCGGAGTGCTTTACGTAGAGCCTCCTTCTTACGAGCTGGAGTACCTCCACGTGCCAGAATTCATGACGCGAGAACAACCTACGGGTGTTCCAGTACAAGAAAAGGAAGCACCGGTTCCAGAAGCGGCCATGCAGGTCAAAAAGCTTGCCATGCCACCTCCAGCTTATGAAGTGCAATTTCCCTACGTTACAGGTGTTGCTACAATTAAACCAGAAGCAGAAGTTCCCAAGAAAGAAAAAGGACCTCCTGTCAAAGTCCCCCTGATAGAAGCGCCTGAATACGTCCAAGCACAGCCTCCCACTTACGAGTCGGAATACACGTATGTGCCAGAATTCATGACAACTGAACAACCTGAAGTAGCACCGCCGCCGGAAGTAGAGGAAGCGAGAGCTTTCGAGGCCGTGAGACCAACCGGAGTGCTTTACGTAGAGCCTCCTTCTTACGAGCTGGAGTACCTCCACGTGCCAGAATTCATGACGCGAGAACAACCTACGGGTGTTCCAGTACAAGAAAAGGAAGCACCG GTTCCAGAAGCGGCAATGCAGGTCAGAGAGCTTGCCATGCCACCTCCAGCTTATGAAGTGCAATTTCCCTACGTCGCAGGTTTTGTTATGAAACCGACAGTTGAAGTTACAAAAACACAAATACGGGAGATTCCATCGTATAGCGTTGGCGTAGACCTGGCGAAGAAGACAAGCACCATTGAGTATTCGGGGACGGACAGCACAAGCTTCAGGGAGGCCTCCATGCCAGGGCCGGTTTATTCTGATACTGCTCTTGGTCAGCAAGTATCGTCAAGTAGCGAAACTACCCATGTGTTTGAAAGCGCCGAATCTACTTTCATGGAAGCGCAAAAGCAAAAGTACGCCGCTGTCGATGTTCCCGGTGACGCACGGTCTTGCAAGTCAACCTCGTCGCTCGGTGCAAGCCGGGTAGAGGAAGGCGAGACCGCGATGCCGTCCGCTGATCAACAAGCGAGCGCACAGGCAACGATAAGCACTTCCGGTTTTCAGATACCAGTCACTGTTGAGACTAAGACTGATGGGCGCAGCTCGCTGCAAGAGGATGTCGCAAACGGACTTTTTCACTACTCCCGATTCGCAGACACTTTCGGGAAAACCGAAGCGCTCTGCGATGCCGACCTCGAAAAAATAAAGCAGGAATTTGGCCGATTACCTTTTCCTCCCGAACAGCAGCTTCCGGGAGCGGCCGGAAAAGTGCGGCGCAGCTCGTCTTCATCCGACTTCAGTTCTTTCTCAACTCACGCCGATGCTATTACGAGAAGAATGGTTCGCGACGTCACGACGGTCGAGCGTTTCCAGAAACTACTGCCGTCAATGAACGAAAAGGGACAGCCCGAAGAAGCTCCGTCACAGACTTCGTCCGACGGACAGAAAAAGGCCACGGCTCACAGGGGCAACTTCGATGTTTTAACCACAGAGAAGGTTACTCACATGGAACAGAAACTTGAATACATCGAGCCCATTCTGTTCGAAGATTTTTCTACCGGTACTTCTCGCCGAAACTCCGACGACGAGAAAAGCAAGTCTGCCGAGTTTATAACTACAACTATTGTCCTGAAAAGCGAAAAGGAGGAAGAGATGCAGTACGCCGACCGCGTGCCCTTGATCTGCTCCAAAGGCGGAGAGCCGAGCAATTCTGCCGCAGGCCCCAAAGAATCACGCTCCCTGGAGGCCAGTAAATGTCCGCCAGAGAAGGATGAGGAGCGGTTTATCATAACCAATGTCAAAAAGGAGACGCGCGTTAAGGAGAAATTCCAAGTCGTGAAGCCCATGAAACCAGGCAAGAAACGAAAGACTACCGACGCAGATCCGCAGTCAAAGAAACTGGTCAAAAGTTCTCTCCGCAACGAAGTCACATTGAAGCAGTTTCTTCACGAGGCGGAACATCGAAGGTTAGAGGTCGTCGAGGCCGAAATGATCGCCTCATTGCGGCCCGAACCCTCCGTCGCCGAAGAAGAAACCGTGAAGTTCATTCCGGTAGAGGCCGAACAGCGGCAGCTTCAACCAAGTAGCCAGACGCAAATGCGCACTCCTCGCTCACGGCCACTGGAGAGAGACTTCGCGGACGAACTGCCTTCAGTTGACGAGTTGGAGCTGAGTTTGCACCCACCAATGGGTATCGGATCGCCGCCGCGGAAGATCGACGCGAGCACCGTGATGCACGCGGTTGACATGGCGGACGGAATTCCAGATGCCGAAGAGACCGAAGTGGTCAAAACTCACTATTCCTTATGTGCGAAAAGCCTCGCCCCACGCCCGACTAACATCGTCGAGATGTCGGTGCTGCACTCGGTTTCGGACGCGCCTTCCGTAGAAGAAGCCGACTTTCCTATAAGCCCGCAGCTGTCCAGGGAAGAAGCCTTGCGGTCCCGCACCGACTCGGTGCCTACATGCAGGCGCCAGTCAGAAAGGCCGAAACCGTTGTCGAACGCGGCAACTGAGGCACGAAAGAAGCCAGCTCCAGAGGACGTGTATTTGTCACTCCCGGTCATGAGCCACAAATTCGAGAGCCAAGGGCCAATGGCGCCGAGCGTGCAGGCTACCCCTAAAGAGAGCAGCGCTTCACCTTCAGCACTTTCCACAGTGCCTCAGCTCGCAGTGAGAGAAACGGAGCTCGCAGAACATCAGTGCCGGCAGGGCTTGGAACAAGAGTCGCTAAAGCAACTTGAGCAAGAAAACGTACATGAAGAAAAGGTCCATAGCGATTCTTTGAGCAAGGAAACTTTTCCCGATGACCGAAGGCCGTCAGTAAAGCATGGTTACAAGGAAATCACAGCTAGTGAAGACAGCCAGCCGCCGGAAGAACCCCAGATTCCTGAGTTGCCGATCATTATACGCCCTAGTTCACCGACGTACAGGCTTCTTGAGGAGGAAACCGCGACACCAGAGACCACGCAGCTCATTTCTACGCTCGAGCCCGAACCGGTGCATTATCCTCAATTAGCCTCGCCTGATGCGCACCACACTTACAAGATCATCGACGTGATGACAGTTGAAGAACCCGTGGAACAGCAAGAAGAGGTAGTGCTCGAGCCCGTCTCTGCTCGTCATGATAGCACCAGATACCAAATGTACAACCGCGAGGGTTCGGTGCAGGAGCCTCTCACTGCTATTGAACAAGAGGTGGTGGCCGAAGCAGCGCCTAAAAGCGACACAGCGTCACTAGATGCTGACGAAAGTCTGCTGCTAGAGCAATTCGACAAGGATAGCACTGTTTCCGAGGACAACCAACCACAAGAACTGCATATTCCCGAAGCACCTCTCACTTTGCGCCCCAGCTCGCCGACATACCATCTGATCGAGGACGCCGCAACACCAGACAGTGCTGCAACTGAGCCAAACCTACAAACCGAGCCACCACTTCCTCCGCGTATAGCTTCACAGGAGGGACACCACACGTACAAGATTATTGATATTCCAGCTGAAGAGGAACCCCAAGACCAACATGAAGAATTCGTACCGGGTAGTTCTACCTATCCGGAAATTAGAAAGACCTCCAAGGCACATGCGTATAAAACGTTTGAGAAGGACACTGAGTCAGAAGAAAAAGACCATGATGACGCATCCTTGCTTCCCGAAGTTGAGTTATCTAGCCCAGATATGAAACATAAAACGTTCAAGCTTCTCGGCCAAGCCAAATCAGCTGCCTCAAAACCACCGCCTAACGCGCCCCAAGCCCATGAACTGCAGTACGAGCTAGAATACTTATATGTGCCCGATTTTATGAAGCAAGAAACAGCTAGTAAAGCTCTGACCTCAGATTCTTCCGGAAAATTGTCACCCAAATTTACTCTGGAACGTGTGTATACACCCGATTATATGACAACAGCTGCACCCACTGTAAGACCTCTGGCACCAGTCACACCAGCAACTTACGAACAACCTCGAGAGTATGCACTGGAGTACATGTACGTACCCGATTTCATGAGGTCAGAAGCACCGGCTCTAACTACGTGA
- the LOC125944096 gene encoding titin homolog isoform X1 has product MTTEQPEVAPPPEVEEARAFEAVRPTGVLYVEPPSYELEYLHVPEFMTREQPTGVPVQEKEAPVPEALMPVKKLAMPPPAYEVQFPYVTGVATIKPEAEVPKKEKGPPVKVPLIEAPEYVQAQPPTYDSEYTYVPEFMTTEQPEVAPPPEVEEARAFEAVRPTGVLYVEPPSYELEYLHVPEFMTREQPTGVPVQEKEAPVPEAAMQVKKLAMPPPAYEVQFPYVTGVATIKPEAEVPKKEKGPPVKVPLIEAPEYVQAQPPTYESEYTYVPEFMTTEQPEVAPPPEVEEARAFEAVRPTGVLYVEPPSYELEYLHVPEFMTREQPTGVPVQEKEAPVPEALMPVKKLAMPPPAYEVQFPYVTGVATIKPEAEVPKKEKGPPVKVPLIEAPEYVQAQPPTYDSEYTYVPEFMTTEQPEVAPPPEVEEARAFEAVRPTGVLYVEPPSYELEYLHVPEFMTREQPTGVPVQEKEAPVPEAAMQVRELAMPPPAYEVQFPYVAGFVMKPTVEVTKTQIREIPSYSVGVDLAKKTSTIEYSGTDSTSFREASMPGPVYSDTALGQQVSSSSETTHVFESAESTFMEAQKQKYAAVDVPGDARSCKSTSSLGASRVEEGETAMPSADQQASAQATISTSGFQIPVTVETKTDGRSSLQEDVANGLFHYSRFADTFGKTEALCDADLEKIKQEFGRLPFPPEQQLPGAAGKVRRSSSSSDFSSFSTHADAITRRMVRDVTTVERFQKLLPSMNEKGQPEEAPSQTSSDGQKKATAHRGNFDVLTTEKVTHMEQKLEYIEPILFEDFSTGTSRRNSDDEKSKSAEFITTTIVLKSEKEEEMQYADRVPLICSKGGEPSNSAAGPKESRSLEASKCPPEKDEERFIITNVKKETRVKEKFQVVKPMKPGKKRKTTDADPQSKKLVKSSLRNEVTLKQFLHEAEHRRLEVVEAEMIASLRPEPSVAEEETVKFIPVEAEQRQLQPSSQTQMRTPRSRPLERDFADELPSVDELELSLHPPMGIGSPPRKIDASTVMHAVDMADGIPDAEETEVVKTHYSLCAKSLAPRPTNIVEMSVLHSVSDAPSVEEADFPISPQLSREEALRSRTDSVPTCRRQSERPKPLSNAATEARKKPAPEDVYLSLPVMSHKFESQGPMAPSVQATPKESSASPSALSTVPQLAVRETELAEHQCRQGLEQESLKQLEQENVHEEKVHSDSLSKETFPDDRRPSVKHGYKEITASEDSQPPEEPQIPELPIIIRPSSPTYRLLEEETATPETTQLISTLEPEPVHYPQLASPDAHHTYKIIDVMTVEEPVEQQEEVVLEPVSARHDSTRYQMYNREGSVQEPLTAIEQEVVAEAAPKSDTASLDADESLLLEQFDKDSTVSEDNQPQELHIPEAPLTLRPSSPTYHLIEDAATPDSAATEPNLQTEPPLPPRIASQEGHHTYKIIDIPAEEEPQDQHEEFVPGSSTYPEIRKTSKAHAYKTFEKDTESEEKDHDDASLLPEVELSSPDMKHKTFKLLGQAKSAASKPPPNAPQAHELQYELEYLYVPDFMKQETASKALTSDSSGKLSPKFTLERVYTPDYMTTAAPTVRPLAPVTPATYEQPREYALEYMYVPDFMRSEAPALTT; this is encoded by the exons ATGACAACTGAACAACCTGAAGTAGCACCGCCGCCGGAAGTAGAGGAAGCGAGAGCTTTCGAGGCCGTGAGACCAACCGGAGTGCTTTACGTAGAGCCTCCTTCTTACGAGCTGGAGTACCTCCACGTGCCAGAATTCATGACGCGAGAACAACCTACGGGTGTTCCAGTACAAGAAAAGGAAGCACCGGTTCCAGAAGCGCTAATGCCGGTCAAAAAGCTTGCCATGCCACCTCCAGCTTATGAAGTGCAATTTCCCTACGTTACAGGTGTTGCTACAATTAAACCAGAAGCAGAAGTTCCCAAGAAAGAAAAAGGACCTCCTGTCAAAGTCCCCCTGATAGAAGCGCCTGAATACGTCCAAGCACAGCCTCCCACTTACGATTCGGAATACACGTATGTGCCAGAATTCATGACAACTGAACAACCTGAAGTAGCACCGCCGCCGGAAGTAGAGGAAGCGAGAGCTTTCGAGGCCGTGAGACCAACCGGAGTGCTTTACGTAGAGCCTCCTTCTTACGAGCTGGAGTACCTCCACGTGCCAGAATTCATGACGCGAGAACAACCTACGGGTGTTCCAGTACAAGAAAAGGAAGCACCGGTTCCAGAAGCGGCCATGCAGGTCAAAAAGCTTGCCATGCCACCTCCAGCTTATGAAGTGCAATTTCCCTACGTTACAGGTGTTGCTACAATTAAACCAGAAGCAGAAGTTCCCAAGAAAGAAAAAGGACCTCCTGTCAAAGTCCCCCTGATAGAAGCGCCTGAATACGTCCAAGCACAGCCTCCCACTTACGAGTCGGAATACACGTATGTGCCAGAATTCATGACAACTGAACAACCTGAAGTAGCACCGCCGCCGGAAGTAGAGGAAGCGAGAGCTTTCGAGGCCGTGAGACCAACCGGAGTGCTTTACGTAGAGCCTCCTTCTTACGAGCTGGAGTACCTCCACGTGCCAGAATTCATGACGCGAGAACAACCTACGGGTGTTCCAGTACAAGAAAAGGAAGCACCGGTTCCAGAAGCGCTAATGCCGGTCAAAAAGCTTGCCATGCCACCTCCAGCTTATGAAGTGCAATTTCCCTACGTTACAGGTGTTGCTACAATTAAACCAGAAGCAGAAGTTCCCAAGAAAGAAAAAGGACCTCCTGTCAAAGTCCCCCTGATAGAAGCGCCTGAATACGTCCAAGCACAGCCTCCCACTTACGATTCGGAATACACGTATGTGCCAGAATTCATGACAACTGAACAACCTGAAGTAGCACCGCCGCCGGAAGTAGAGGAAGCGAGAGCTTTCGAGGCCGTGAGACCAACCGGAGTGCTTTACGTAGAGCCTCCTTCTTACGAGCTGGAGTACCTCCACGTGCCAGAATTCATGACGCGAGAACAACCTACGGGTGTTCCAGTACAAGAAAAGGAAGCACCG GTTCCAGAAGCGGCAATGCAGGTCAGAGAGCTTGCCATGCCACCTCCAGCTTATGAAGTGCAATTTCCCTACGTCGCAGGTTTTGTTATGAAACCGACAGTTGAAGTTACAAAAACACAAATACGGGAGATTCCATCGTATAGCGTTGGCGTAGACCTGGCGAAGAAGACAAGCACCATTGAGTATTCGGGGACGGACAGCACAAGCTTCAGGGAGGCCTCCATGCCAGGGCCGGTTTATTCTGATACTGCTCTTGGTCAGCAAGTATCGTCAAGTAGCGAAACTACCCATGTGTTTGAAAGCGCCGAATCTACTTTCATGGAAGCGCAAAAGCAAAAGTACGCCGCTGTCGATGTTCCCGGTGACGCACGGTCTTGCAAGTCAACCTCGTCGCTCGGTGCAAGCCGGGTAGAGGAAGGCGAGACCGCGATGCCGTCCGCTGATCAACAAGCGAGCGCACAGGCAACGATAAGCACTTCCGGTTTTCAGATACCAGTCACTGTTGAGACTAAGACTGATGGGCGCAGCTCGCTGCAAGAGGATGTCGCAAACGGACTTTTTCACTACTCCCGATTCGCAGACACTTTCGGGAAAACCGAAGCGCTCTGCGATGCCGACCTCGAAAAAATAAAGCAGGAATTTGGCCGATTACCTTTTCCTCCCGAACAGCAGCTTCCGGGAGCGGCCGGAAAAGTGCGGCGCAGCTCGTCTTCATCCGACTTCAGTTCTTTCTCAACTCACGCCGATGCTATTACGAGAAGAATGGTTCGCGACGTCACGACGGTCGAGCGTTTCCAGAAACTACTGCCGTCAATGAACGAAAAGGGACAGCCCGAAGAAGCTCCGTCACAGACTTCGTCCGACGGACAGAAAAAGGCCACGGCTCACAGGGGCAACTTCGATGTTTTAACCACAGAGAAGGTTACTCACATGGAACAGAAACTTGAATACATCGAGCCCATTCTGTTCGAAGATTTTTCTACCGGTACTTCTCGCCGAAACTCCGACGACGAGAAAAGCAAGTCTGCCGAGTTTATAACTACAACTATTGTCCTGAAAAGCGAAAAGGAGGAAGAGATGCAGTACGCCGACCGCGTGCCCTTGATCTGCTCCAAAGGCGGAGAGCCGAGCAATTCTGCCGCAGGCCCCAAAGAATCACGCTCCCTGGAGGCCAGTAAATGTCCGCCAGAGAAGGATGAGGAGCGGTTTATCATAACCAATGTCAAAAAGGAGACGCGCGTTAAGGAGAAATTCCAAGTCGTGAAGCCCATGAAACCAGGCAAGAAACGAAAGACTACCGACGCAGATCCGCAGTCAAAGAAACTGGTCAAAAGTTCTCTCCGCAACGAAGTCACATTGAAGCAGTTTCTTCACGAGGCGGAACATCGAAGGTTAGAGGTCGTCGAGGCCGAAATGATCGCCTCATTGCGGCCCGAACCCTCCGTCGCCGAAGAAGAAACCGTGAAGTTCATTCCGGTAGAGGCCGAACAGCGGCAGCTTCAACCAAGTAGCCAGACGCAAATGCGCACTCCTCGCTCACGGCCACTGGAGAGAGACTTCGCGGACGAACTGCCTTCAGTTGACGAGTTGGAGCTGAGTTTGCACCCACCAATGGGTATCGGATCGCCGCCGCGGAAGATCGACGCGAGCACCGTGATGCACGCGGTTGACATGGCGGACGGAATTCCAGATGCCGAAGAGACCGAAGTGGTCAAAACTCACTATTCCTTATGTGCGAAAAGCCTCGCCCCACGCCCGACTAACATCGTCGAGATGTCGGTGCTGCACTCGGTTTCGGACGCGCCTTCCGTAGAAGAAGCCGACTTTCCTATAAGCCCGCAGCTGTCCAGGGAAGAAGCCTTGCGGTCCCGCACCGACTCGGTGCCTACATGCAGGCGCCAGTCAGAAAGGCCGAAACCGTTGTCGAACGCGGCAACTGAGGCACGAAAGAAGCCAGCTCCAGAGGACGTGTATTTGTCACTCCCGGTCATGAGCCACAAATTCGAGAGCCAAGGGCCAATGGCGCCGAGCGTGCAGGCTACCCCTAAAGAGAGCAGCGCTTCACCTTCAGCACTTTCCACAGTGCCTCAGCTCGCAGTGAGAGAAACGGAGCTCGCAGAACATCAGTGCCGGCAGGGCTTGGAACAAGAGTCGCTAAAGCAACTTGAGCAAGAAAACGTACATGAAGAAAAGGTCCATAGCGATTCTTTGAGCAAGGAAACTTTTCCCGATGACCGAAGGCCGTCAGTAAAGCATGGTTACAAGGAAATCACAGCTAGTGAAGACAGCCAGCCGCCGGAAGAACCCCAGATTCCTGAGTTGCCGATCATTATACGCCCTAGTTCACCGACGTACAGGCTTCTTGAGGAGGAAACCGCGACACCAGAGACCACGCAGCTCATTTCTACGCTCGAGCCCGAACCGGTGCATTATCCTCAATTAGCCTCGCCTGATGCGCACCACACTTACAAGATCATCGACGTGATGACAGTTGAAGAACCCGTGGAACAGCAAGAAGAGGTAGTGCTCGAGCCCGTCTCTGCTCGTCATGATAGCACCAGATACCAAATGTACAACCGCGAGGGTTCGGTGCAGGAGCCTCTCACTGCTATTGAACAAGAGGTGGTGGCCGAAGCAGCGCCTAAAAGCGACACAGCGTCACTAGATGCTGACGAAAGTCTGCTGCTAGAGCAATTCGACAAGGATAGCACTGTTTCCGAGGACAACCAACCACAAGAACTGCATATTCCCGAAGCACCTCTCACTTTGCGCCCCAGCTCGCCGACATACCATCTGATCGAGGACGCCGCAACACCAGACAGTGCTGCAACTGAGCCAAACCTACAAACCGAGCCACCACTTCCTCCGCGTATAGCTTCACAGGAGGGACACCACACGTACAAGATTATTGATATTCCAGCTGAAGAGGAACCCCAAGACCAACATGAAGAATTCGTACCGGGTAGTTCTACCTATCCGGAAATTAGAAAGACCTCCAAGGCACATGCGTATAAAACGTTTGAGAAGGACACTGAGTCAGAAGAAAAAGACCATGATGACGCATCCTTGCTTCCCGAAGTTGAGTTATCTAGCCCAGATATGAAACATAAAACGTTCAAGCTTCTCGGCCAAGCCAAATCAGCTGCCTCAAAACCACCGCCTAACGCGCCCCAAGCCCATGAACTGCAGTACGAGCTAGAATACTTATATGTGCCCGATTTTATGAAGCAAGAAACAGCTAGTAAAGCTCTGACCTCAGATTCTTCCGGAAAATTGTCACCCAAATTTACTCTGGAACGTGTGTATACACCCGATTATATGACAACAGCTGCACCCACTGTAAGACCTCTGGCACCAGTCACACCAGCAACTTACGAACAACCTCGAGAGTATGCACTGGAGTACATGTACGTACCCGATTTCATGAGGTCAGAAGCACCGGCTCTAACTACGTGA